The Comamonas testosteroni genome contains the following window.
TGCCGGGCGCGGCATGGGGTTCGGCATCGCGCAGGCACTGGCCGCGCAGGGCGCGCATGTGGTGGTGAACGACTTTCATCAGGACCGCGCCGAGAGTGCGGCGTGTCAATTGCGCGAGGCGGGATTGAAGGCATCGGCACAGGCGGCGGATCTGACGGATCGCGACGCCATTTTTGCCATGGCGCAGCGCATCCGGGACGAGGTCGGCGTGGTCGATATCTTTGTGCACAACGCCGGCATCCCGGCCCAGGGCTGGGGCTACACGCCGTTTCTGCAGTCGCCCGAGTCCGAATGGAACGCCTGGCTGCAGCTCAATCTGCACGGGTTGATGCATGCCTGCCAGGCTCTGCTGCCCGCCATGCAGCAAAAGGGCTGGGGGCGCATCGTGGCCATCAACTCCGATGCAGCGCGCACGGCCACGGGCATGGGGCTGTGCGCCTATGGTGCAGCCAAGGCGGCAGCGATTGGCTTCATTCGCAATCTATCGGGCGAGGTCGGCCCGCATGGAGTGACGGCCAACGCCTTGTCGCTGGGCACCATGAACAACTGGGAGGGCTCGGAGAAGATCGCCAGAAAAGGCACTTCCGTGGGCCGGGCCGGCTCGCCCCAGGATGTGGGTGCGGCCGTGAGCTATCTGGCATCGACCGAAGCGGAGTGGGTCAACGGCCAGGTGCTGCCGGTCAACGGCGGTGGTCTGGTGGCCTGAGCCCGACAGCTTTTCCAACAGCCTTCCGGTGGGGTAAGCCGGGAGGCTTTTTTGTCACTCATGAGCACGAGAGCTGTGGCACCGAAGGCGACAAAGCCCCCGATGCGGGCATTCTTGCGGCGCAAACCGGCTTTCGCGCCCGGAGGGGCAAGTCATGTGCCACCAGGGGAGGTTGCGGCCTGTTTTTCTCATAGTCTGCCCCTAGTCTGAATCAGGTAGGTTGGGGCAAAAGCCGTATGGCAATCTGAAAAAGAACTCGATAACAACCTGGTGATGTGAGGAAAGCAGATGGAGGCATTGATCTTCGACCATGTCCGTACCCCCCGGGGCAAGGGCAAGCCGGATGGAGCGCTGCATGAGGTGACGCCGGTCTGGCTGGCCGCGCAGCCGCTGGTGGCGCTGCGTGAGCGCAATCGGCTCGATACGGCGATGGTGGACGACGTGGTCATGGGCTGTGTGGTGCCAGTGGGCGAGCAGGGCGGTAACGTGGGCCGCATGGCGGTGTTGCAGGCCGACTATGCACAGAGCGTGGCCGGCGTGCAGATCAACCGCTACTGCGGCTCGGGCCTGGAGGCGGTGAGCTTTGCGGCGGCCAAGGTCATGTCCGGTCAGGCCGATATGACGATCGGTGCCGGTGTGGAGATGATGTCCCGCGTGCCCATGGGCTCGGACGGTGGTGCCTGGGCGCAGGACCCGCAGCTGGCCAGCAAGACCTATTTCGTGATGCAAGGCATCTCGGCCGATCTGCTGGCATCGCTGCGCGGCCACAGCCGCCAGGATCTGGATGCTTACTCGGCCGAAAGCCATCGTCGTGCGGCTGCGGCCTGGGCTCAAGGGCGCTTCGACAGGTCTGTCGTGCCTGTCAAGGACTTCCTGGGCATGACGCTGCTGGAAAAGGACGAGACCATTCGAGCCGAGACCACGGTCGAGTCGCTGGCGGCACTCAAGCCCGCGTTCACCGAAATGGGCCAGAAGTACGGCTATGACAGCGTGGCGCTGCAGCGCTATCCGCAGGTCGAGCAGATTCACCATCATCACCATGCCGGCAACAGCTCGGGCATTGTCGACGGTGCGGCTGCCGTGCTGATCGGCACGGCTGAGGCCGGTGCCAGGCAGGGCATGAAGCCCAGGGCCCGCATCCGCGCGTTTGCCAGCATAGGCTCCGAGCCGACCCTGATGCTGGACGGCCCGGCCCATGCCGCGCGCAAGGCGCTGGAGCGTGCGCGCATGCAGGCTTCTGACATCGACCTGTGGGAGCTCAACGAGGCCTTTGCCACGGTGGTGCTGACCATGATGGAGGAGCTGGACATTCCCCATGAGCGCATGAACGTCAACGGCGGAGCGATCGCCATGGGCCATCCTCTGGGAGCCACCGGCGCCATGATTCTTGGCACGGTGCTGGACGAGCTGGAGCGCAGCGGCAAGCGCACGGCGCTGATCAGCCTGTGCGTGGCGGCGGGCATGGGCTCGGCCATGATCATCGAACGCGTGTGAGTGAGGAAGCAGAAATCATGACAACAGAGATCATTCGCTACGCCGTAGATGAGGACGGCATCGCCACGCTGACGCTGGATTACCCCGGCAAGACCATGAATGTGATCGATCAGGCGTTCATGGACAGCCTGGAGGTCTGTATTGCACGCATGCAAGGCGACGACCGGGTGCGCGGCGGCATCATCACCTCGGGCAAGGACAGCTTTGTCGCGGGGGCCGACCTGATGGGCATGGAGGCCAATATCGACGCCATGGCAGACATGCCCATCGAGGAACTGTTCGCGTCCTGCGCATCGCTGTCCAGGCTGCTGCGCAAGTTGGAGACCCTGGGCAAGCCGCTGGTGGCGGCCATCAACGGCATGGCGCTGGGCGGTGGTTATGAAATCTGCCTGGCCTGCCATCGCCGCATTGCAGCCGATGCACCCATGGTCATGCTCGGTTTGCCCGAAGCTCAAGTGGGCTTGCTGCCCGGCGCCGGCGGCACCCAGCGCCTGCCGCGCATGATCGGCATTCTGGCTGCCATGCCTTTTCTGATGGAAGGCAAGCAGCTGCAGGCCGTTAAGGCCAGGGAAGCCGGTCTGGTGGACGAAGTGGTGGCTCCCGAGCAGTTGCTAGGCGCTGCCAAGGCCTGGCTGCTGGCCAGTCCCACGGCGGTTCAGCCCTGGGATGTGAAAGGCTTTCGCATCCCGGGTGGCGGCCCGCTGGACCCACGTGTGGCCCCGGCTTTCGTGGTGGGCAACACCCTGCTGCAGGCAAAGACATTTCACAATATGCCGGCGCCGCTGTGCATTCAGAGCTGCATCTACGAAGGCTGCCAGCTGCCCATGGACAAGGGTCTGCGCATCGAGAGCAAGTACATGGCCACGCTGTCGCGCAGCCCTGTGGCGCGGGGCATGATCCGCACGCTCTTCGTCAACAAGACCAAGGCCGAGAAGGGCATGCACCGTCCCGCAGGTTTTGAGCCTTTCAAGTGCCGCAAGCTGGGCCTGATCGGCGCGGGAATGATGGGTGCGGGCATTGCCCTGGTGGCCGCCCAGCGCGGTATTCAGGTGGTGCTGATAGACCGGGATCAGGCAGCTGCGGACAAGGGAAAGCTGTACTCCCAGAAGGTGCTGGCCAGGCAGGTGGACAAGGGCCGCCACAGCCGCGAGAAGGCCGATTCCATCCTCGCTCGCATCACGCCCTGCACCGATTACGAGCAGCTGCGCGATGCCGACATGGTGGTCGAAGCCGTGTTCGAAGACCGTGCCATCAAGGCCGAAGTGACCCGCAAGCTGGACTCTGTGCTGCCGCCTGGCTGCGTGCTGGCCAGCAATACCTCGGCCCTGCCCATCAGCCTGCTGGCGCAGGCGAGCGAGCGGCCCGATCGCTTCATCGGTCTGCATTTCTTCTCGCCGGCCGACAAGATGCCGCTGGTGGAAGTGATTCGCGGCAAGCAGACATCGGATGCCACGCTGGCGCAGGCACTGGACTTCGTGGCTCAGCTCAGGAAAACGCCTATTGTCGTCAACGACAAGCGCGGCTTTTTCACCAGCCGCTTCATCGGTGCATTTGTGGATGACGCCATCGGCATGGTGGCCGAAGGCATTGCCCCTGCATTGATAGAGAACTGTGCAAAACATGCGGGCATGCCTGTGGGACCTCTGGCGATTACCGACGAGTTGTCGATTGATCTGTCCAAGCATGCGGGCGAAGCCCAGGCCAAGGAGTTCCCCGAGGAATACAGGCCCGGTCGCTCCGTGCCCGTAATCGGCAAGCTGTTCGAGCTGGGCCGCCTGGGCCGCAAGGTGGGCAAGGGCTTCTATGACTACGACCCTAGTGAGGGTGGCAGCGGCAAGCGCATCTGGCCCGGGCTGGCCGAGCATTACCCGCTCAAAGCCCTGCAACCCAGCGCGCACGACCTCAAGCAGCGCATTCTCTATGTGCAGGCCGTCGAAGGCGCGCGTGCCATGGAGGAGGGCGTGCTGCTGGCGCCGGCCGATGGCGACATCGGCTCGATTTTCGGCGTGGGCTTTCCGGCCTACACCGGCGGCCCCTTCTGCTTTATCGACGGCATAGGTCTGCCGCAGTTCGTGGCGGAGGCCGACCGTCTGGCCGATCTGTTTGGCGAGCAACTGCGCCCGCCGCAGCTGCTGCGCGATATGGCGGCCAAGGGCCAGACCTTCTACGGAAAGAGTGCAAGAGCCTGACAAGAGCACAGATGTGCCGCGAGGGGCGGGCCAGGGCTTGCCCCATGTGCAGACACTCATCCGATAAATACATCAATGGAGACAGGACATGGATGAAGTCTTCGATTACATCGTCATAGGCGCGGGCTCGGCGGGCGGCACACTGGCTGCGCGGCTGAGCGAGAACCGGCAGCACAAGGTCTTGTTGCTCGAAGGCGGCGCGAGCCATCAGGATTTGCTGGTCTCCATGCCTTCGGGCTGGGGCCAGATGATCAACAGTCCCCGTTATTCCTGGGGGCACGAAACAGAGCCCGAGCGCTACGCAGCCAAGCGCCGCATCAGTCTGCCGCGAGGCAAGCGCCTGGGCGGCTCATCCTCCATCAATGGCATGATTTATGTGCGCGGCGATCGGGCGGACTTCGACAGCTGGGCCGAGCAAGGGGCAGCGGGCTGGAGCTATGACGAGTTGCTGCCCTACTTCGTGCGCACAGAAGACCAGCAGCGCAGCGAACAAGAATTCACCCGGCCCTGGCATGGGCGGGGCGGGCCGCTGACGGCCAACAATCTGCACAACCCACATCCTGTATCGCTGGCCATGGTGCAGGCTGCCGTTCAAGCCGGCATGCCCGCCTGCAAGGATTTCAACAACGGCCATCCCGACGGTGCAGGGCTGTTTCAGGTCAATCTCAAGGACGGTCAGCGCTCGTCGGTGGCCAAAAACGCCATCGAGCCCGCCATGCAGAGGCGCAATCTGGATGTGCGCATGCAGGTGCTGGTCACCCGCATAGGTCTTGACGGGCTGCGCGCCAGCACGGTGCACTGGAAGGACAAGGCCGGCGCAAGCCACACCGCCCGCGCAGGCAAGGAGGTCCTGCTGTGTGCAGGGGCCCTGCAGTCGCCCCA
Protein-coding sequences here:
- a CDS encoding SDR family NAD(P)-dependent oxidoreductase; this translates as MFRLDGKVALVSGAGRGMGFGIAQALAAQGAHVVVNDFHQDRAESAACQLREAGLKASAQAADLTDRDAIFAMAQRIRDEVGVVDIFVHNAGIPAQGWGYTPFLQSPESEWNAWLQLNLHGLMHACQALLPAMQQKGWGRIVAINSDAARTATGMGLCAYGAAKAAAIGFIRNLSGEVGPHGVTANALSLGTMNNWEGSEKIARKGTSVGRAGSPQDVGAAVSYLASTEAEWVNGQVLPVNGGGLVA
- a CDS encoding acetyl-CoA C-acetyltransferase, which gives rise to MEALIFDHVRTPRGKGKPDGALHEVTPVWLAAQPLVALRERNRLDTAMVDDVVMGCVVPVGEQGGNVGRMAVLQADYAQSVAGVQINRYCGSGLEAVSFAAAKVMSGQADMTIGAGVEMMSRVPMGSDGGAWAQDPQLASKTYFVMQGISADLLASLRGHSRQDLDAYSAESHRRAAAAWAQGRFDRSVVPVKDFLGMTLLEKDETIRAETTVESLAALKPAFTEMGQKYGYDSVALQRYPQVEQIHHHHHAGNSSGIVDGAAAVLIGTAEAGARQGMKPRARIRAFASIGSEPTLMLDGPAHAARKALERARMQASDIDLWELNEAFATVVLTMMEELDIPHERMNVNGGAIAMGHPLGATGAMILGTVLDELERSGKRTALISLCVAAGMGSAMIIERV
- a CDS encoding 3-hydroxyacyl-CoA dehydrogenase NAD-binding domain-containing protein, translating into MTTEIIRYAVDEDGIATLTLDYPGKTMNVIDQAFMDSLEVCIARMQGDDRVRGGIITSGKDSFVAGADLMGMEANIDAMADMPIEELFASCASLSRLLRKLETLGKPLVAAINGMALGGGYEICLACHRRIAADAPMVMLGLPEAQVGLLPGAGGTQRLPRMIGILAAMPFLMEGKQLQAVKAREAGLVDEVVAPEQLLGAAKAWLLASPTAVQPWDVKGFRIPGGGPLDPRVAPAFVVGNTLLQAKTFHNMPAPLCIQSCIYEGCQLPMDKGLRIESKYMATLSRSPVARGMIRTLFVNKTKAEKGMHRPAGFEPFKCRKLGLIGAGMMGAGIALVAAQRGIQVVLIDRDQAAADKGKLYSQKVLARQVDKGRHSREKADSILARITPCTDYEQLRDADMVVEAVFEDRAIKAEVTRKLDSVLPPGCVLASNTSALPISLLAQASERPDRFIGLHFFSPADKMPLVEVIRGKQTSDATLAQALDFVAQLRKTPIVVNDKRGFFTSRFIGAFVDDAIGMVAEGIAPALIENCAKHAGMPVGPLAITDELSIDLSKHAGEAQAKEFPEEYRPGRSVPVIGKLFELGRLGRKVGKGFYDYDPSEGGSGKRIWPGLAEHYPLKALQPSAHDLKQRILYVQAVEGARAMEEGVLLAPADGDIGSIFGVGFPAYTGGPFCFIDGIGLPQFVAEADRLADLFGEQLRPPQLLRDMAAKGQTFYGKSARA